Proteins found in one Corynebacterium canis genomic segment:
- a CDS encoding glycoside hydrolase family 16 protein, which produces MPFVPPAPSGNEESMTMRRLKTRIVVPLLSAALCFGIAGYSPAVSETISPEMVATGLSQSGGLGKQVSSRNNPGKQQSPKSPNNQAVPSVAADEGFRRLALDDSFDSTKTIDTELTGDSGFLWYPAGIDAWSKKDTTKDEYSVSNSVLRIDPKHRTFNYNFATRDPNTGEGQSFGQGYFEARMRWEARTDVPKVTEGTDDNGYSWPAFWSFSHKRISENKIPYCELDFAESQRPNEVLSTIWAWHGKENPDKIRNRKNTHTAEGLDLSEWHTYGTLWAPGKVQWYLDGELIAEQHWTGEKAKENMQQPIDADGNDTSRGNPFSMFDQENEMNVILGTGTGRPFEVDWVRVWQR; this is translated from the coding sequence ATGCCGTTCGTCCCCCCGGCCCCGAGCGGCAATGAGGAGTCTATGACCATGCGTCGTTTGAAAACCCGAATCGTCGTTCCGCTCTTGTCCGCAGCCCTCTGTTTCGGCATCGCAGGCTATAGTCCGGCCGTCTCGGAGACGATATCTCCCGAAATGGTTGCTACGGGCCTGAGCCAATCCGGCGGCCTTGGCAAACAGGTTTCCAGCCGGAATAATCCCGGCAAGCAGCAATCCCCGAAGAGCCCGAATAATCAGGCGGTCCCGTCGGTCGCCGCCGACGAGGGCTTTCGGCGATTGGCGTTGGATGATAGCTTCGATTCCACCAAGACCATCGACACCGAACTCACCGGTGATTCGGGATTCCTGTGGTACCCGGCGGGGATCGATGCGTGGTCGAAAAAGGATACGACTAAGGACGAGTATTCGGTAAGCAATTCCGTGTTGCGCATCGACCCCAAGCACCGCACCTTTAACTACAATTTTGCCACCCGGGACCCCAATACAGGCGAGGGGCAGTCCTTCGGGCAGGGGTACTTCGAGGCGCGCATGCGGTGGGAAGCGCGTACAGACGTGCCTAAGGTCACGGAAGGCACCGATGATAACGGGTATAGCTGGCCGGCGTTTTGGAGTTTTTCGCACAAGAGGATCTCTGAAAACAAAATCCCTTATTGCGAATTGGATTTCGCGGAGTCGCAACGCCCGAATGAAGTATTGTCCACTATTTGGGCCTGGCACGGGAAAGAAAACCCGGACAAAATACGCAATAGGAAAAACACCCACACTGCGGAAGGCCTAGACCTTTCTGAATGGCACACCTACGGCACGCTGTGGGCACCCGGGAAAGTCCAATGGTATCTTGACGGCGAATTGATCGCCGAACAGCATTGGACCGGCGAAAAGGCAAAGGAAAACATGCAGCAGCCCATCGACGCCGATGGCAACGACACCTCGCGGGGCAACCCCTTCTCAATGTTTGATCAGGAAAACGAGATGAACGTCATCCTCGGCACCGGCACGGGCCGCCCCTTTGAGGTCGACTGGGTACGCGTCTGGCAGCGATAG
- a CDS encoding SDR family oxidoreductase: protein MSSNLARDPFPLRGKNVVITGVSRRAGIGFATACRLAAFGANVFCHHFSPHDAEQPWGADSIDAVMRGVRAHLTPGARGVDMHADLAAPEAPERVIEAAVAEFGQLDALVCNQALSGADGTLEKVSAAELDLHWRIDARASLLLAQAFAARHAQGRPASIVFLTSGQGLGPLPGEVACAAAKAALAGVTVTIADELADRGIRVNTVNPGPVDTEYLTEDMFNYVRPMFPFGRFGEPDDPARLIAWLVTEEASWITGQIINTEGGFARWRPRGTE, encoded by the coding sequence ATGTCGTCCAACCTCGCCCGAGATCCGTTTCCATTGCGCGGTAAGAACGTTGTAATTACGGGGGTGAGCCGTCGCGCGGGTATTGGATTTGCCACCGCTTGTAGGCTTGCCGCTTTTGGCGCGAATGTGTTTTGCCATCATTTTTCCCCGCATGATGCCGAGCAACCGTGGGGCGCCGACAGCATTGACGCCGTGATGCGCGGAGTTCGGGCGCACTTGACGCCTGGTGCGCGTGGCGTCGATATGCACGCTGACCTCGCCGCCCCCGAAGCTCCCGAACGTGTTATCGAAGCCGCCGTCGCGGAGTTCGGCCAGCTTGACGCGCTCGTTTGCAATCAGGCGTTGTCGGGCGCGGACGGGACTCTCGAAAAAGTGAGCGCAGCGGAGCTTGACCTTCATTGGCGTATCGACGCCCGCGCCTCCCTCCTGTTAGCTCAAGCGTTCGCCGCTCGGCACGCCCAAGGCCGTCCCGCTTCCATTGTGTTCCTCACCTCCGGCCAGGGCCTTGGACCGCTGCCAGGCGAGGTAGCATGCGCCGCCGCGAAAGCTGCTCTAGCTGGCGTAACGGTGACCATTGCGGATGAGCTCGCGGACCGCGGGATCCGAGTGAACACCGTCAACCCAGGCCCGGTGGATACCGAATACCTCACCGAAGACATGTTCAATTATGTGCGGCCGATGTTTCCGTTCGGCCGCTTTGGCGAGCCCGACGACCCCGCCCGTTTGATCGCTTGGCTGGTTACCGAAGAAGCCTCGTGGATCACTGGGCAAATCATCAATACGGAAGGCGGATTCGCTAGGTGGCGGCCCCGCGGCACCGAATAA
- a CDS encoding ABC transporter ATP-binding protein/permease, producing MKVRQAKGAHQPPPYRLSKQALCTISISVVLTWLSVFGMCLTLVGAGSIIDAYPARPSLLPIIFGLVLIFVAVLARNVFVARGQILEESRIRHRIIDAVFAAGPAKSASTSTGSTVALATELAEKMMLMRVGFVGQVIASFSAPLLVIAVIAAYVGSYPALVLLVMLLIVPVLVAGFRKLASRVSSGSQDARKALAAAYMDALKSLSTLQLLGAAGRVSEQLAQTGERNRVAIMQLLKGNQLILLVIDAACSLALVTTAAALAMSGDYSTGQAICLIALSILLLEPMDQIGAFFYVGMSGLGAQRGIFAFLRARPGTVESTASKDPRPTADQAPAEPAVMVSDLHFGYGQPLFAGVSFAINQGERVAIVGPSGQGKSTLLSLLKGDLRPQAGGVVVAGETGDGLRAASASVAQTTWLFSGTIADNLRIARADATEEQMWEALERAHVADEIRRFPLGLDTELGEQGLGISGGQAQRISLARAIVSGRRVVLLDEPTSHVDLASEREILAAITGLGREYTLVMVTHRTSSLRHMDRVLRVEHGEIEEAS from the coding sequence ATGAAAGTTAGGCAAGCCAAAGGCGCTCATCAACCGCCGCCTTATCGCCTGAGTAAGCAGGCGCTTTGCACAATTTCGATCAGTGTTGTGTTAACTTGGCTGTCCGTTTTTGGTATGTGCCTGACTTTGGTCGGGGCGGGCAGTATTATTGACGCCTACCCAGCGCGCCCGTCGTTACTCCCCATCATTTTCGGCCTTGTTTTAATTTTTGTCGCCGTCCTGGCTCGTAACGTTTTCGTCGCACGCGGCCAGATTTTGGAGGAGAGCCGCATTCGGCACCGAATTATTGATGCCGTGTTTGCCGCCGGCCCTGCCAAGTCTGCCTCGACTAGCACCGGTTCGACGGTGGCGTTGGCCACGGAGCTCGCCGAGAAGATGATGTTGATGCGGGTGGGTTTTGTGGGGCAGGTGATTGCCTCGTTTTCCGCTCCGTTGCTGGTCATCGCGGTGATCGCAGCATATGTCGGCTCGTATCCGGCGCTGGTGCTCTTGGTCATGCTGTTGATCGTTCCAGTGCTGGTGGCGGGGTTCCGGAAGTTGGCTTCTCGGGTGTCTTCGGGTTCGCAGGATGCTCGTAAGGCGCTGGCTGCGGCGTATATGGATGCGTTGAAGTCGTTGAGCACGTTGCAGCTTTTGGGCGCTGCGGGCCGGGTGTCTGAGCAGTTGGCGCAAACCGGCGAGCGCAACCGTGTGGCTATCATGCAGTTGCTTAAGGGCAATCAGCTGATTTTGTTGGTTATCGACGCCGCGTGCAGCCTAGCGTTGGTCACTACCGCGGCCGCCCTGGCGATGTCTGGGGATTATTCGACAGGGCAAGCGATTTGCCTTATTGCCCTTAGCATTCTGCTTCTCGAACCTATGGATCAAATCGGGGCGTTTTTCTATGTTGGTATGAGCGGGCTTGGCGCCCAGCGCGGGATCTTTGCATTCCTGCGGGCGCGCCCCGGCACCGTCGAGTCGACCGCATCGAAAGACCCAAGACCCACTGCGGACCAAGCGCCCGCAGAGCCCGCTGTTATGGTATCGGATCTGCACTTTGGTTATGGGCAACCCTTGTTCGCAGGCGTGAGTTTCGCCATTAATCAGGGCGAGCGGGTGGCCATCGTGGGGCCTTCCGGCCAGGGCAAGTCGACGTTATTGTCGCTGCTTAAAGGGGATCTGCGTCCACAGGCGGGAGGTGTTGTGGTGGCGGGTGAGACGGGGGATGGGTTGCGCGCGGCGTCGGCAAGCGTGGCGCAGACGACGTGGCTGTTTAGCGGAACCATTGCCGATAACTTGCGTATTGCGCGTGCGGATGCCACCGAGGAGCAGATGTGGGAGGCGCTGGAACGCGCGCACGTGGCGGATGAGATTCGGCGGTTTCCGCTTGGGCTGGATACGGAGCTGGGCGAGCAGGGGCTCGGTATTTCCGGCGGGCAAGCGCAACGCATTTCGCTCGCACGTGCGATTGTCTCGGGGCGTCGCGTGGTGCTGCTCGACGAGCCGACTTCGCACGTAGATTTGGCCTCGGAGCGGGAAATCCTGGCGGCGATCACTGGCCTCGGACGGGAGTACACGCTGGTCATGGTCACGCATCGCACCAGTTCGTTGCGCCATATGGATCGTGTGCTGCGCGTGGAACATGGGGAAATCGAGGAAGCGTCATGA
- a CDS encoding amino acid ABC transporter ATP-binding/permease protein: MNTTNPTVRQLVLWLIGITRPVLAPLGVSTLCRIANQVLGIALFVVPVYALIARNLSLRAVVITMVVLALAKAFLRYLEHYFGHLVAFKALELIRIRVFRDIYPQAPAIMARTGDKAVGSGDMLTRLTRDISQIEVFFAHTTAPVISALVVPIAVVIGVAVVQPWQGLVAAAILLLAAAISVDTSAYRYAVGVTGARGVIAQHVTDSIGGVAEVTGYGAAERRHRELAELENPLVASIVRRSGIVGARGGLIAAARMSVVLMLLPPTDNLALSVSSMFAVLRCWDMINEVTDLGNHLSQSLAAARRVWGLSHAGLNLPDGGELIEAHGPGVGVQWRDVSFTYDGALKPVVRNIDLTVAPGSWTTVVGSTGSGKSTIAKLLLRYWDVDSGAVLLDGRDIRDYNVDALRAVVAVVTQDIRPINATVAENLRLAAPDASDAELTDALYVACLDGEVELSDPVGEGGAALSGGQRQRLSLAQALLRGGRVLVLDEFTAHLNPTLVGRVRSRLQAAFPEVTVIEIAHDLDNIGAASWVAVMDQGVIVEQGKPQELQARRGVLHHLLHRDWPE, encoded by the coding sequence ATGAATACTACCAACCCGACCGTGCGGCAACTTGTGCTGTGGTTAATCGGTATCACGCGACCGGTGCTGGCGCCGCTGGGCGTGTCCACGTTGTGCCGGATTGCTAATCAGGTGCTGGGGATCGCATTGTTTGTGGTGCCGGTGTATGCGCTGATCGCGCGGAACCTGAGCCTACGCGCAGTGGTGATTACCATGGTTGTACTGGCGCTGGCTAAGGCATTCCTCCGGTACCTCGAACATTATTTCGGGCACTTGGTGGCGTTTAAAGCGCTCGAACTGATACGCATTCGTGTGTTCCGCGATATTTATCCGCAAGCGCCCGCGATCATGGCACGTACGGGCGATAAGGCGGTGGGTAGCGGGGATATGCTTACTCGGCTCACTCGCGATATCTCGCAGATCGAGGTGTTTTTCGCCCATACGACGGCGCCGGTGATTTCCGCTTTGGTGGTGCCTATCGCGGTGGTGATCGGGGTGGCCGTGGTGCAGCCATGGCAGGGGCTCGTCGCCGCGGCGATTCTGCTGTTGGCGGCGGCGATTAGCGTGGATACCAGCGCATATAGGTATGCCGTTGGTGTTACCGGGGCGCGCGGCGTGATCGCCCAGCACGTGACGGATTCCATTGGCGGCGTGGCCGAAGTCACGGGCTATGGGGCGGCGGAACGTCGGCACCGCGAGCTGGCCGAATTGGAGAACCCGCTGGTAGCAAGCATTGTTCGCCGCAGCGGCATCGTGGGCGCGCGGGGTGGGCTGATCGCGGCCGCTCGGATGTCCGTGGTGCTGATGCTGTTGCCGCCCACCGATAACTTGGCATTAAGCGTTTCGTCCATGTTTGCGGTATTGCGTTGCTGGGACATGATCAATGAAGTTACCGATTTAGGTAACCATCTTTCGCAATCACTTGCGGCCGCGCGCCGAGTGTGGGGCCTTTCGCACGCAGGTTTGAATTTGCCGGATGGGGGTGAGCTTATCGAAGCCCACGGGCCCGGCGTTGGCGTGCAATGGCGCGACGTCAGCTTCACGTACGATGGCGCACTTAAACCCGTGGTGCGCAATATTGATTTAACGGTCGCGCCGGGTTCTTGGACCACGGTGGTTGGTTCCACGGGTTCCGGCAAATCCACCATCGCCAAATTGCTGTTGCGCTATTGGGATGTGGATTCCGGCGCGGTGCTGCTGGATGGCAGAGATATTCGCGATTACAACGTTGATGCCCTGCGGGCGGTGGTAGCGGTGGTCACCCAGGACATTCGCCCAATCAATGCGACGGTGGCGGAAAACCTAAGGTTAGCCGCGCCGGATGCCAGCGATGCGGAATTGACCGATGCCTTGTATGTAGCCTGCCTCGATGGGGAAGTTGAGCTTTCCGATCCCGTAGGCGAGGGCGGAGCCGCGCTTTCCGGCGGGCAACGGCAACGCCTCTCCCTGGCCCAGGCGTTGCTGCGCGGCGGCCGCGTTTTGGTGCTGGATGAATTCACGGCCCACCTGAATCCGACGCTGGTCGGGCGGGTGCGATCCCGCCTACAAGCGGCGTTCCCCGAGGTCACGGTGATTGAAATTGCCCACGACCTGGACAATATCGGCGCCGCGAGCTGGGTCGCCGTGATGGATCAGGGCGTGATCGTGGAGCAGGGCAAACCCCAAGAATTGCAGGCCCGGCGGGGCGTATTGCACCATTTGCTGCACCGCGATTGGCCGGAATAA
- a CDS encoding aldo/keto reductase: MHTRTLGHGLEVSAIGLGCMGMSQSYGPNPGNRDEMIEVLRGAVDEGVTFFDTAEAYGPYDNEELIGEALAPLRDRVVIATKFGWDIQDGNVVGLDSRPEQIRRVAEQSLRRLRTDVIDLFYQHRVDPNVPIEDVAGTVGELVAEGKVRHFGLSEAAPATIRAAHAVCPVTAVQSEYSLWTRDPEAEVLPTLAELGIGFVPFSPLGKGFLTGTVRADSSFGEGDIRSTIPRFSESNMAANQALVDQVKRIAEEKQASPGQIALAWLLAQQPWIVPIPGTRRIARIHENAAATAVTLSADERADLDALARRIGVHGDRYNEFHLGLVGR, from the coding sequence ATGCATACGAGAACACTTGGGCACGGGCTGGAGGTATCTGCGATTGGGCTCGGCTGTATGGGGATGTCCCAAAGCTATGGTCCGAATCCGGGCAATCGAGATGAGATGATCGAAGTGCTACGTGGCGCGGTGGACGAGGGCGTTACGTTTTTTGATACCGCTGAGGCTTATGGGCCGTATGACAATGAGGAACTCATTGGGGAGGCGCTCGCCCCGCTCCGCGATCGCGTGGTAATAGCAACTAAGTTCGGCTGGGATATCCAAGATGGCAACGTGGTCGGGTTGGATAGTCGCCCTGAGCAAATCCGCAGGGTAGCGGAGCAATCTTTGCGGAGGCTGCGCACCGATGTAATCGACCTCTTCTACCAGCATCGCGTTGACCCGAACGTTCCAATTGAAGATGTTGCGGGGACCGTGGGCGAGCTCGTAGCAGAGGGCAAAGTGCGGCATTTTGGCTTGTCAGAGGCGGCCCCGGCGACGATTCGGGCGGCACATGCGGTATGTCCGGTGACGGCCGTGCAGAGTGAATATTCGTTGTGGACCCGCGACCCAGAGGCGGAAGTCTTGCCTACGCTAGCGGAACTCGGCATTGGATTTGTCCCTTTTAGTCCGTTGGGTAAAGGGTTTCTTACGGGGACAGTTAGGGCGGACTCCAGTTTTGGCGAAGGGGATATACGTTCGACAATCCCGCGCTTTAGTGAATCGAATATGGCTGCGAACCAGGCGCTCGTTGATCAAGTGAAGCGGATCGCTGAAGAAAAGCAGGCTTCGCCGGGGCAGATCGCATTGGCTTGGTTACTTGCGCAGCAGCCGTGGATTGTGCCTATCCCCGGCACGCGACGGATCGCACGTATTCACGAAAACGCTGCAGCTACGGCCGTGACGTTATCTGCTGATGAGCGTGCTGATCTTGATGCCCTTGCACGCCGCATCGGTGTCCACGGCGACCGCTACAACGAGTTCCACCTCGGGTTAGTAGGCCGCTAA
- a CDS encoding ABC transporter ATP-binding protein produces MNTAIRTRDLTKTYDITVLDHVDLDVFEGQFVAIMGPSGSGKSTLLHCISGMDRPTSGTVVLADTEITALDERQLAALRLAKLGFVFQQAHLMTTLNLLDNIVLPGFLAGLRPRPEITAHGTELMRRMGIEHLAGSDVTEVSGGQLQRAGICRALINNPAIIFADEPTGALNSATAAQILDLLGEIHAAGTTLIVVTHDTQVAARADRVLLLVDGRIVEDLDLGRYDADAASIRVSQVTEALNRRCV; encoded by the coding sequence ATGAACACAGCAATTCGCACTCGCGACCTCACCAAAACCTACGACATCACCGTGCTGGATCACGTGGACCTCGATGTGTTCGAAGGCCAGTTCGTGGCCATCATGGGACCTTCCGGCTCCGGCAAATCCACGCTGCTGCATTGCATCAGCGGCATGGACCGCCCCACATCCGGAACAGTAGTCCTCGCGGACACCGAAATCACCGCCCTCGACGAACGCCAATTGGCGGCGCTACGCCTCGCCAAATTAGGCTTTGTGTTCCAACAGGCGCACCTTATGACAACGCTGAACCTGCTGGACAATATCGTGCTGCCGGGATTCCTGGCCGGGCTGCGGCCCCGCCCCGAAATCACCGCCCACGGCACGGAACTCATGCGCCGCATGGGCATCGAACACCTTGCCGGAAGCGACGTGACCGAGGTGTCCGGCGGGCAGCTGCAACGCGCCGGCATTTGCCGAGCCCTGATCAACAATCCCGCGATTATCTTCGCCGACGAACCAACCGGCGCACTGAACTCCGCGACCGCCGCCCAGATCCTCGACCTGCTCGGAGAAATCCACGCCGCCGGGACCACCTTGATCGTGGTCACCCACGACACCCAGGTCGCGGCACGCGCGGATCGGGTCCTGCTCCTCGTGGACGGCCGAATTGTCGAGGACCTCGACCTTGGCCGCTACGATGCGGACGCGGCGTCGATACGCGTTTCCCAGGTAACGGAAGCGCTGAATCGACGCTGCGTCTAA
- a CDS encoding ABC transporter permease translates to MNNFGLLARLLKSDLARGFAVAATLAALIALAATLMSASTSLIVDTTTATNRLSERAKIPDLIQMHSGTADVSAIEGWIAGRDDITDHEIIETLPIPRQGLTIAGVNQADSYHEPAFVTSPEHIDLLLDDHGDPAHPNPGEVALPIHYSAVGAAKVGDTITFDTGTWKKELKVTGFIRDAQMNAAMVPSKRLVVHPQDFADFADHIEDREYLIEFALAESTRPGTVLNAYKAAGLPATGVSIDSSMLRLMNSISTMLIAAVALLVAFVLMIVAMLALRYTVLAAIEVDLARIAVLKAIGAPQRQIRGLYLVKYLVLAAFGCIIGYLAGYPLSAALGAPTLLYLGTPPTTTLGILAPILAVLALAAAIIGFTWVALGRVGRISAIEALRTGTSGSFRKRRNRWHLTSVRRLPVPQWMGIREALRPSNALLLGVLALCTFTMVLPTNVATTLDDPRIGTYLGSGQADLRIDVRAGVQDLASVAEVIDADQRISKHATVLRRDYKMETTSGEWESVLIDIGDHQAFPMQYLTGSAPLAEDEIALSYSQSAATGANVGSTVKVRTKDGDTPFQVTGVYQDITNNGLTAKATFDDGAPALWQIIYADVQNKDLEAAVSEDLRAQLPGVQVTGASEYASQFFGATSSQIRIIALLACGIALSLAFLITMLFTVLVLSRERQQIGILKALGSSDRSVAGQYFTRFGILTLLGLAFGLLLATTVGEGAIGVILGSRGAPNVELLANFALVGVVIPGALLATIAGAVALAVRRVRSITLA, encoded by the coding sequence ATGAATAACTTCGGGTTACTGGCACGGCTACTCAAATCCGATCTCGCGCGCGGCTTCGCGGTGGCGGCCACGCTCGCAGCGCTGATAGCGTTGGCGGCCACACTAATGTCCGCCAGCACCTCCCTGATCGTAGACACCACCACCGCAACAAACAGGCTTTCGGAACGCGCAAAGATCCCGGACCTGATCCAAATGCATTCGGGCACCGCTGACGTGTCCGCCATCGAAGGGTGGATCGCTGGCCGCGATGACATCACCGACCACGAAATCATCGAAACCCTGCCCATTCCGCGCCAAGGGCTCACGATCGCGGGCGTCAACCAAGCGGATTCCTACCACGAACCTGCGTTCGTCACCTCCCCGGAGCATATCGACCTCCTCCTCGACGATCACGGCGATCCGGCGCACCCCAACCCGGGCGAGGTTGCGCTGCCGATCCACTACTCCGCGGTGGGCGCGGCCAAGGTTGGCGATACCATCACCTTCGACACCGGCACATGGAAAAAGGAACTAAAGGTCACCGGCTTTATTCGCGACGCTCAAATGAACGCCGCCATGGTTCCCTCGAAGCGTTTGGTTGTTCACCCGCAAGATTTCGCGGACTTCGCCGACCATATCGAGGATCGCGAATACTTGATCGAATTCGCGCTCGCGGAGTCGACCCGCCCGGGCACCGTGCTCAATGCGTATAAGGCCGCAGGCCTGCCCGCTACCGGCGTGAGTATCGATTCCTCCATGCTCCGCCTTATGAACTCCATAAGCACCATGCTGATCGCCGCCGTCGCGCTCCTCGTGGCGTTCGTGCTCATGATCGTAGCCATGCTCGCCCTGCGATACACCGTGCTGGCCGCCATCGAGGTAGACCTAGCGCGCATCGCCGTGCTCAAGGCCATCGGCGCCCCGCAACGCCAAATTCGAGGCCTCTACCTGGTGAAATACCTAGTGCTGGCGGCCTTCGGCTGCATCATCGGTTACCTCGCAGGCTACCCATTGTCCGCGGCCTTGGGGGCCCCGACGTTGCTCTATCTTGGCACGCCGCCGACCACCACGCTCGGCATTTTGGCACCGATCCTCGCCGTGCTGGCATTGGCCGCCGCGATTATCGGATTTACCTGGGTGGCGCTTGGCCGGGTGGGCCGCATCTCCGCGATCGAGGCATTGCGCACCGGCACCAGCGGCTCCTTCCGCAAGCGCCGCAACCGTTGGCATCTTACATCTGTTCGACGCCTGCCGGTGCCGCAGTGGATGGGCATTCGCGAGGCATTGCGCCCATCGAACGCATTATTGCTTGGGGTGTTGGCGTTGTGCACGTTTACGATGGTCCTGCCCACAAACGTTGCTACCACGTTGGACGATCCGCGCATCGGCACCTACCTCGGCTCCGGCCAGGCGGATTTACGTATCGACGTCCGCGCGGGCGTGCAAGACTTAGCCTCCGTCGCCGAAGTAATCGACGCTGACCAGCGCATTTCAAAGCACGCCACGGTATTGCGTCGCGATTACAAGATGGAAACAACGAGCGGCGAATGGGAGTCCGTGCTTATCGATATCGGCGACCACCAAGCGTTTCCCATGCAATACCTCACGGGCAGCGCCCCCCTCGCCGAGGACGAAATCGCACTCTCCTACAGCCAGTCGGCAGCCACTGGAGCGAACGTTGGTTCGACCGTCAAGGTAAGGACCAAGGACGGCGATACCCCATTCCAGGTCACCGGCGTGTACCAAGACATCACCAACAACGGGCTGACGGCGAAGGCAACGTTTGACGACGGCGCGCCCGCACTGTGGCAGATCATCTACGCCGATGTGCAAAACAAGGACCTGGAGGCCGCGGTCTCCGAGGATCTGCGCGCACAATTGCCAGGCGTGCAGGTCACCGGAGCTAGCGAGTATGCCTCCCAATTCTTTGGGGCGACGAGTTCGCAAATCCGTATCATTGCGCTCCTAGCCTGCGGCATCGCATTAAGTCTTGCCTTCCTGATCACGATGCTCTTTACCGTCCTCGTGCTCTCGCGGGAACGGCAACAGATCGGCATCCTTAAAGCCCTCGGCAGCTCGGACCGTTCCGTCGCGGGCCAGTATTTCACCCGGTTCGGGATCCTTACCCTGCTAGGGCTTGCCTTTGGGTTGCTGCTCGCCACCACCGTGGGCGAAGGTGCCATTGGCGTGATCCTCGGATCGCGGGGCGCGCCGAACGTGGAGCTGCTTGCGAACTTTGCGCTGGTGGGCGTCGTAATCCCTGGTGCGCTATTGGCCACCATCGCGGGGGCGGTCGCATTGGCCGTCCGACGCGTCCGCAGCATCACCCTTGCCTAG
- a CDS encoding TetR/AcrR family transcriptional regulator → MTTTPRIAKTAPERRTEILDAAEKLFTTQGVEATSIEHILNEVGIARGTLYYHFKSKHDILRALVTRTTNRMISRAEAIAQQPAPAPQKFLAVMSAARANEQELELAERLHTNGNAEFHVLSIVEAVTKFTPMLTEIVEQGIAEGTFHTEHPREAVEILLTAAGMLLDGGIFIGQDAELPRRTAGLVHAAEILLGCEPGSFAPIIEANS, encoded by the coding sequence ATGACAACCACGCCACGCATAGCAAAGACCGCGCCGGAGCGTCGCACGGAAATCCTCGATGCCGCCGAAAAACTCTTCACAACCCAAGGCGTCGAAGCGACCTCAATAGAACACATACTCAATGAAGTGGGCATCGCCAGGGGCACGTTGTACTACCACTTCAAATCGAAACACGATATCCTGCGCGCCCTGGTAACACGCACCACAAATCGGATGATTAGCCGCGCGGAAGCCATCGCCCAGCAACCGGCACCCGCCCCGCAAAAGTTCTTAGCCGTCATGAGCGCCGCGCGGGCAAACGAGCAGGAACTCGAACTGGCAGAACGGCTGCACACCAACGGCAACGCCGAATTTCATGTGCTGTCCATCGTGGAAGCGGTCACAAAGTTCACCCCAATGCTCACCGAGATCGTGGAGCAGGGCATCGCGGAAGGCACCTTCCACACCGAACACCCGCGCGAAGCGGTCGAGATTCTCCTGACCGCCGCCGGCATGCTTCTTGATGGCGGCATTTTTATTGGCCAAGACGCGGAACTCCCCCGCCGCACCGCCGGCCTCGTCCACGCCGCGGAAATCCTCCTGGGCTGCGAGCCGGGCTCGTTCGCCCCGATCATAGAGGCGAACTCATGA